A genomic window from Bacillus mesophilus includes:
- a CDS encoding YheC/YheD family protein, which translates to MIFSEKVQVISQDIQNPYVINISEELFLSWSLSLRKKYHFQCGNYSTHVVFFPDSSIKGIGMDSRLLQELKLSTNNQNLTLFYHESAGMFSLGLVIGLLTETRETESGPSFGSVHDFAKELSVYCQENHVLFYVFSLKALNVNTLEVQGYIWNGEKWELTLVPLPHVVHNRIHSRKREKSATAEALFSLLRDKQIPFFNDHFLNKWESHQHLVQHEHLLPYLPETELLLNINQLEHFLKKHEQVFIKPIHGSQGKKIIRIENEDDHYLLDYTTFNGDIEKKYDEILELFQGIKPRLAKQASIIQQGIELLTYEDRILDFRFLCHMNQSNSWKVTSSVARISSPNEFVSNLARGGEIQKVHKVLKDLLDTKTALDVNKMLHELAVEVASSIGQSEEGLFGELGIDLALDQQAKPWIIEVNTKPSKNLDSPTSFFIVRPSAKAVIQYCMYLSNPFQRSELS; encoded by the coding sequence ATGATCTTTAGTGAAAAAGTACAGGTTATCAGTCAAGACATCCAAAATCCATATGTAATTAACATATCTGAAGAGCTTTTTTTAAGCTGGTCACTTTCCCTTAGAAAAAAATATCATTTTCAATGTGGAAACTATAGTACGCACGTTGTGTTCTTTCCTGATTCTTCAATTAAAGGGATAGGAATGGATTCAAGGCTGCTTCAAGAACTCAAGCTATCAACCAACAACCAAAATCTAACGCTTTTCTATCATGAAAGTGCAGGAATGTTTTCGTTAGGACTTGTGATTGGACTATTAACAGAAACAAGGGAAACAGAAAGTGGTCCTTCATTTGGTTCGGTCCATGATTTTGCAAAAGAACTGTCTGTCTATTGCCAGGAAAACCATGTCCTCTTTTACGTATTTTCATTAAAAGCATTGAATGTGAATACACTTGAGGTTCAGGGATATATTTGGAACGGAGAGAAATGGGAACTCACTCTCGTCCCACTTCCTCATGTTGTTCATAACCGGATTCACTCTAGGAAAAGAGAGAAATCAGCAACAGCTGAAGCACTATTTTCCTTGTTACGTGATAAACAGATTCCCTTTTTTAATGATCATTTTCTAAATAAGTGGGAATCACACCAGCATTTAGTTCAGCATGAGCATCTTCTACCCTATCTACCAGAAACCGAATTACTACTAAATATTAATCAGTTAGAACACTTTTTAAAGAAGCATGAACAAGTCTTTATTAAACCGATTCATGGAAGTCAGGGAAAGAAAATTATTAGAATCGAAAATGAAGATGATCACTATTTGCTTGATTATACGACCTTTAATGGAGACATCGAAAAGAAGTATGATGAGATACTTGAGCTTTTTCAAGGTATTAAACCTCGACTAGCAAAACAGGCATCCATTATACAACAAGGCATAGAATTGCTAACCTATGAAGACAGGATTTTAGACTTTCGTTTCCTATGTCATATGAACCAAAGTAATAGCTGGAAGGTTACATCTTCAGTGGCAAGAATCTCTTCTCCTAATGAATTTGTTTCAAATTTGGCTAGAGGCGGAGAAATCCAAAAGGTTCATAAAGTATTAAAAGACCTTCTTGATACTAAAACAGCCCTTGATGTGAATAAAATGTTACATGAGCTTGCAGTAGAAGTAGCCTCGTCGATTGGACAGTCGGAGGAAGGTTTATTTGGTGAATTAGGAATTGATTTGGCTTTAGATCAACAAGCAAAGCCTTGGATTATTGAAGTAAATACAAAGCCATCCAAAAACCTGGATTCTCCTACTTCTTTTTTTATCGTTCGTCCATCAGCAAAGGCTGTTATTCAATATTGCATGTATTTATCAAACCCTTTCCAAAGG